One genomic window of Oncorhynchus kisutch isolate 150728-3 linkage group LG24, Okis_V2, whole genome shotgun sequence includes the following:
- the LOC109869861 gene encoding polypeptide N-acetylgalactosaminyltransferase 6, whose amino-acid sequence MRAFSRRHTLPFKLAILAGSLFLVLLLVMQYDVGGGTSPEPWLRELSNKQSQVMGVVRGAVSNMGFQIGAPLPLPSERGTISFDPRCPPGFYSIDELQPHLERPLQDPEDPGAYGRPFVMGRMTPAEIKEKQDGLTKNCFNQFASDRISLHRSLGNDTRHPDCAGQRFRRCPPLPTTSVIIVFHNEAWSTLLRTVYSVLHTAPASLLTEILLVDDASTDDHLKSRLDEYVLQLKIVRVLRQRERKGLITARLLGAQTAQGEILTFLDAHCECFNGWLEPLLARIVEKPTAVVSPEIVIIDQNNMKFAKPLATARARNRGNFDWSLIFGWEQIPEEDQKKRKNETYPVRTPTFAGGLFSISKTYFEHIGTYDDKMLIWGGENVEMSFRVWQCGGQLEIIPCSVVGHVFRSKSPHTFPKGRSVIARNQVRLAEVWMEDYKQIFYRRNKKAATIAKENTYGDISERLKLKEKLSCKNFTWYLQNVYPEAYVPDLTPVMFGALKNSGSKTCLDVGEKNKGGKPVTLYTCHNMGGNQYFEYTSHQELRHNIRKQLCLHATPGAAPVSIKLCRLKGKGTTVAPEQVWHFTPGSLLKNPSSGKCLTVDGGEVVMSSCDLANLRQHWELS is encoded by the exons ATGCGTGCGTTCTCCCGCCGTCACACCCTTCCCTTTAAGCTTGCCATTCTAGCAGGCTCCCTCTTCCTGGTCCTACTGCTCGTCATGCAGTATGACGTGGGAGGTGGGACTTCCCCTGAACCCTGGCTCCGAGAGCTGTCAAACAAACAGTCACAGGTGATGGGTGTGGTCAGAGGTGCTGTGTCAAACATGGGCTTCCAGATTGGTGCCCCCCTGCCCCTTCCCTCGGAGCGTGGGACCATCTCCTTTGATCCCCGCTGTCCACCTGGGTTCTACAGCATAGATGAGCTTCAACCTCACCTGGAGAGGCCCCTACAGGACCCAGAGGACCCCGGAGCCTATGGCCGACCGTTTGTGATGGGCAGGATGACCCCTGCAGAGATTAAAGAGAAGCAGGATGGGCTGACCAAAAATTGTTTCAACCAATTTGCCAGCGACCGTATCTCCCTTCACCGCAGCCTGGGAAATGACACACGCCACCCAGA TTGTGCAGGTCAAAGGTTCCGGCGctgccctcctctccccaccaCCAGTGTGATCATCGTGTTCCACAACGAGGCATGGTCCACCCTCCTGCGGACCGTTTACAGCGTCCTGCACACTGCTCCTGCCTCCCTGCTCACAGAGATATTACTGGTGGATGACGCTAGCACAGACG ATCACCTGAAGTCTCGTCTGGATGAGTATGTCCTGCAGCTGAAGATTGTGCGTGTGCTACGACAGCGGGAGAGGAAGGGATTAATCACTGCCAGGCTACTGGGGGCACAGACTGCTCAAGGAGAGATCCTCACCTTCCTGGATGCCCACT GTGAGTGCTTCAATGGCTGGCTGGAACCCCTCCTGGCTCGGATAGTGGAGAAGCCCACTGCTGTGGTCAGCCCTGAGATAGTCATCATTGaccaaaacaacatgaagttcgCCAAACCCCTCGCCACAGCTCGTGCCCGTAACCGTGGAAACTTTGACTGGAGCCTTATCTTTGGGTGGGAGCAGATCCCTGAGGAAGACCAAAAGAAACGCAAGAATGAAACTTATCCTGTCAG GACTCCTACCTTTGCAGGTGGTCTGTTCTCTATTTCTAAGACTTACTTTGAGCACATTGGGACCTATGACGACAAGATGTTGATCTGGGGAGGTGAGAATGTGGAGATGTCCTTCAGG GTGTGGCAATGTGGAGGCCAGCTGGAGATCATACCCTGCTCAGTGGTGGGACATGTATTCCGCAGTAAGAGCCCCCACACCTTCCCCAAAGGCAGGTCGGTGATTGCCCGCAACCAGGTGCGTCTAGCCGAGGTCTGGATGGAGGACTACAAGCAGATCTTCTACCGCAGGAACAAGAAGGCTGCCACCATAGCCAAAGAG AACACATATGGTGACATCTCTGAACGCCTCAAACTCAAAGAGAAGCTAAGCTGCAAAAACTTTACATGGTACTTGCAGAACGTTTACCCAGAGGCCTATGTTCCAGACCTCACCCCTGTCATGTTTGGAGCG CTCAAGAACTCTGGCTCAAAGACATGCCTGGATGTGGGAGAAAAGAATAAGGGTGGGAAACCAGTTACCTTATACACATGCCACAACATGGGCGGAAACCAG TATTTTGAGTACACGTCCCACCAGGAGCTTCGTCACAACATACGTAAGCAGCTGTGTCTACATGCAACCCCCGGGGCGGCGCCGGTGTCCATAAAGCTCTGCCGCCTGAAGGGCAAAGGAACCACAGTGGCCCCGGAGCAAGTGTGGCATTTTACACCG GGTTCTCTCCTTAAGAATCCCTCCTCGGGCAAATGCTTGACTGTAGACGGAGGTGAAGTGGTGATGAGTAGCTGTGACTTGGCCAATCTCCGCCAACACTGGGAACTCAGCTGA
- the LOC116356924 gene encoding testis-expressed protein 49-like isoform X2, whose amino-acid sequence MAFFGITNLGYQNPIGDHMLLSPRSSASPGDEVDSRSWAKQSGLPSIQVQRGPPQCTDTPFSPDIHQAPNQLYSVPLTDSQQCGWWMSNGGQGKMHEPWTQVRRFPRKNSEMTKFVKEMSMTDREFSLF is encoded by the exons ATGGCTTTCTTCGGGATAACGAATTTGGGCTATCAAAACCCCATCGGAGACCATATGTTATTGAGTCCGAGATCGTCTGCTTCTCCTGGTG ATGAGGTGGATTCAAGGAGCTGGGCTAAACAGTCAGGACTGCCCTCCATCCAAGTCCAGAGGGGACCCCCACAATGCACTGATACCCCCTTCAGCCCAGACATACACCAAG CCCCGAATCAGCTGTACTCAGTGCCCCTGACAGACAGCCAGCAGTGTGGATGGTGGATGTCTAATGGAGGCCAAGGAAAGATGCATGAACCCTGGACCCAAGTCAGACGATTCCCCCGCAAGAACAGTGAGATGACCAA GTTTGTGAAAGAGATGTCAATGACGGACCGAGAGTTCAGCTTATTCTGA
- the LOC116356924 gene encoding testis-expressed protein 49-like isoform X1, whose protein sequence is MAFFGITNLGYQNPIGDHMLLSPRSSASPGDEVDSRSWAKQSGLPSIQVQRGPPQCTDTPFSPDIHQGSQGRYKEMLKRVQIPRSPNQLYSVPLTDSQQCGWWMSNGGQGKMHEPWTQVRRFPRKNSEMTKFVKEMSMTDREFSLF, encoded by the exons ATGGCTTTCTTCGGGATAACGAATTTGGGCTATCAAAACCCCATCGGAGACCATATGTTATTGAGTCCGAGATCGTCTGCTTCTCCTGGTG ATGAGGTGGATTCAAGGAGCTGGGCTAAACAGTCAGGACTGCCCTCCATCCAAGTCCAGAGGGGACCCCCACAATGCACTGATACCCCCTTCAGCCCAGACATACACCAAGGTAGCCAGGGGCGATACAAAGAGATGCTCAAACGGGTTCAGATACCAAGAT CCCCGAATCAGCTGTACTCAGTGCCCCTGACAGACAGCCAGCAGTGTGGATGGTGGATGTCTAATGGAGGCCAAGGAAAGATGCATGAACCCTGGACCCAAGTCAGACGATTCCCCCGCAAGAACAGTGAGATGACCAA GTTTGTGAAAGAGATGTCAATGACGGACCGAGAGTTCAGCTTATTCTGA